One Drosophila kikkawai strain 14028-0561.14 chromosome 3L, DkikHiC1v2, whole genome shotgun sequence genomic window carries:
- the LOC138928302 gene encoding uncharacterized protein, with the protein MSSLEQLKSQRTSARKNLTRMSKSEAIEQLDPAELHRSTRFELEELFIQAKVCVQEQLGPEANSTGINESTVNFGHTTAVKLPRLALPTFDGKYCEYQNFITSFNQVVGHQPSMSKIEKFNQLLNCLRGPALETVRAFQVTADNYTKALDRLKQRYDNPTLVFLDNISSLFALPTAAKANGQQLRSLIDNASALYNSLRSLGNETQICQAMLISIVMGKVDQETKRKWNESLDYTVLPSWDNCVQVVERHCQYLESDKKPAAEASMVQPGGHRSRSQRNQANHKTFRCPELINLALENRLNAVKRYKLCINCLGKNHLVANCPSTQRCRTCALAHHTLLHRPSPGSTATPLPQPQAESAQVSDAVTHTHTEPRSDCVILATALVLVKDASGCYKIGRALLDSCSQVNFISEEFAQSLRLPRSKRNLEIRSIGETQTQIKHHTTTNIKSRHNHFELLLDFCVTSHIAYHPDSEIDISSWNLPQHSSLADEHFNKSRRIDLLLGTETFFDILAVGQVKLGKDLPVLQKTLLGWIVSGRCRAHPRTLHQYSSIVLDKIDENLERLWRIDHVVTPENTLTPEQRNCEEFYTTTVRRNSDGRVEVRLPFKDAPTALGASFDIARRRFLSLERNLGKRPEVWAKYVQFMQEFQDLGHMSLVGHPQLNTPHYYIPHHCVLKPNSTSTKLRVVFDASCKTTSQKSLNDLLMVGPTIQPDLYTLLLRFRIHRYAITADVVKMFRQVNVSAQDRRFQYILWRASPSQPLSTFELNTVTYGTAAAPYLAIRSMSYLADHFMDKLRIGAEAIKSSFYVDDFLGGSDTVEELHQIKREVTTILQDGQLELAKWHSNHYILSRGCTIAELEQSIWFEGPEFLRQEPQYWPRDNKDINDIDLEAVQLEKRKSAFAVQTTSNPLLEGVYKSSSYQRCLLVVAWMFRFIHRCRNLTPSQSPSPSPTPTELQRALHCIVWNIQTNHFAQEISSVLKGQPIRTNLKNLSLFLQVTDGFQLLKVGGRLELADYPETQRHPVLLPAKDPFVSQFVRRLHLQNYHAGPRTLVGLIRRQFWIVNARDLARQVVRSCIHCRRYRPTLEKQLMGQLPKERITPSRPFSRCGIDFCGPINVYLRIRGKPPTKAYLAVFVCFATKAIHVEVVSDLTTDSFIASLKRFIARRGLPSDIFCDNATNFAGANNKLEALKQFLFKKETAESIHNFCRNEFINFHFIPPRAPHFGGIWEAAVKSVKGLLNRTLRDTRLTFEELATAAADVEAILNSRPLTPLSTDPNDLAALTPGHFLVGDALRALPEAPPIDDNLDKLDRWKKVSAIKHHIWSRWSHEYINELQVRTTWTKTAPNLAVNDMVIVHEDNLPPQRWLLGRVVSTIAGSDNIVRVANVRTAKGIIRRPIRKLALLPVS; encoded by the exons ATGTCTTCGCTGGAGCAACTTAAGTCTCAGCGAACGAGTGCTCGAAAGAACCTTACGCGCATGAGCAAATCA GAGGCCATAGAGCAGTTGGATCCAGCTGAGCTACACCGCAGCACTCGTTTCGAGTTAGAGGAGTTATTCATCCAAGCCAAGGTTTGCGTTCAAGAACAGCTTGGACCAGAAGCAAACAGCACAGGCATAAACGAATCTACGGTTAATTTTGGGCATACGACTGCAGTCAAGCTTCCTCGCTTAGCGTTGCCAACATTCGACGGCAAGTACTGCGAGTACCAAAACTTCATCACGTCGTTCAATCAGGTCGTAGGCCACCAGCCATCAAtgtctaagatcgagaagttcaACCAGTTGCTAAACTGTCTTCGAGGACCCGCCCTAGAAACGGTACGAGCATTCCAGGTGACCGCAGACAACTACACGAAGGCTCTGGATCGCTTAAAGCAGCGCTACGACAACCCAACTCTCGTCTTCTTGGACAACATATCGTCGCTCTTCGCTTTGCCAACCGCTGCCAAAGCAAATGGTCAGCAGTTGCGCAGTCTAATCGACAATGCGTCCGCATTGTACAACTCGTTGCGTTCGTTGGGCAACGAGACACAGATCTGTCAGGCCATGCTCATCTCTATAGTCATGGGAAAGGTGGACCAGGAGACCAAGAGGAAATGGAATGAGTCATTGGATTATACCGTCTTGCCTTCTTGGGATAACTGTGTTCAAGTCGTCGAACGTCATTGCCAATATTTGGAATCGGATAAGAAGCCTGCTGCTGAAGCCTCTATGGTCCAACCAGGCGGCCATAGATCGCGCTCGCAAAGGAACCAGGCAA ATCACAAGACCTTTAGATGCCCAGAACTAATTAATCTCGCCCTAGAAAATCGTCTCAATGCAGTAAAACGCTACAAGCTATGCATTAATTGTCTCGGCAAGAATCATCTTGTCGCCAACTGCCCGTCTACACAGAGATGCCGCACCTGTGCGTTAGCGCATCATACTCTGCTTCATCGGCCCTCACCTGGGTCGACCGCAACTCCCTTGCCACAACCTCAAGCGGAGTCTGCACAAGTTTCGGACGCAGTCACACATACTCACACGGAACCGCGTTCCGATTGCGTCATCCTGGCCACAGCGCTGGTCCTGGTCAAGGATGCGTCCGGATGCTACAAAATAGGAAGAGCGCTTTTGGATTCATGCTCTCAGGTGAATTTCATATCCGAGGAGTTCGCCCAAAGTCTCCGACTGCCGCGGAGCAAACGCAACCTAGAGATTCGTAGCATTGGAGAGACGCAAACGCAAATCAAACACCATACAACCACCAATATCAAGTCGAGGCACAACCATTTCGAGCTACTCCTTGATTTTTGCGTGACATCACACATCGCCTATCACCCAGATTCGGAAATTGACATTTCCTCATGGAATCTTCCGCAGCATTCATCGCTAGCCGACGAACACTTCAACAAGTCTCGTCGCATCGATTTGCTTTTAGGCACGGAAACCTTCTTCGATATCTTGGCAGTCGGCCAAGTTAAATTAGGAAAGGATCTGCCCGTACTCCAGAAAACGCTACTTGGATGGATAGTGTCTGGTCGATGCAGAGCTCATCCCAGAACCCTCCATCAGTACTCATCTATCGTACTAGATAAAATTGACGAAAATCTGGAACGTCTATGGCGCATCGATCATGTAGTGACTCCCGAGAATACACTTACGCCGGAGCAGCGAAATTGTGAGGAGTTCTACACAACCACGGTACGACGCAACTCTGATGGTCGAGTGGAAGTACGACTCCCATTTAAGGATGCACCTACCGCTCTCGGAGCCTCATTCGACATCGCGAGGAGGAGATTTTTATCGCTCGAACGCAACCTAGGCAAACGGCCTGAGGTATGGGCCAAATATGTACAATTCATGCAGGAGTTCCAAGACCTGGGACATATGAGTCTCGTGGGTCACCCGCAGTTAAACACTCCGCATTATTATATTCCACACCACTGCGTGCTTAAGCCAAATAGCACATCAACGAAGCTCAGAGTGGTTTTCGACGCATCTTGCAAGACAACGTCCCAGAAATCGCTCAACGATCTTTTAATGGTCGGGCCGACCATTCAGCCAGACCTTTATACATTGCTTCTTCGTTTTCGTATACACCGCTATGCAATCACTGCGGATGTAGTAAAGATGTTCCGTCAAGTCAACGTGTCTGCCCAAGATCGCAGATTTCAATACATCCTTTGGAGAGCTTCGCCATCGCAACCCTTAAGCACCTTCGAATTGAATACCGTAACGTATGGTACGGCGGCTGCACCGTATCTGGCCATACGCAGCATGTCCTATCTAGCCGACCACTTCATGGACAAATTGAGAATTGGGGCTGAAGCCATCAAATCGTCGTTCTATGTGGATGACTTCCTGGGTGGATCGGACACGGTAGAGGAGCTACATCAAATCAAGAGGGAAGTTACAACGATTCTACAGGATGGTCAATTGGAACTCGCAAAATGGCATTCAAACCACT ACATCTTGTCCAGAGGCTGCACCATCGCCGAGTTGGAACAATCGATATGGTTTGAGGGACCTGAGTTTCTACGTCAAGAACCGCAATATTGGCCTAGGGACAATAAAGACATCAATGACATTGATCTGGAAGCTGTGCAACTGGAGAAAAGAAAATCAGCGTTTGCCGTACAGACTACCAGTAATCCACTGCTTGAGGGAGTCTACAAATCCAGTTCATATCAGCGCTGCCTATTAGTCGTCGCCTGGATGTTTAGGTTCATTCACCGCTGTCGTAATCTCACGCCATCCCAGtctccatcgccatcgccaacGCCAACGGAATTGCAGCGGGCGCTGCATTGCATCGTCTGGAATATCCAAACCAATCACTTCGCTCAAGAGATATCATCGGTCCTGAAGGGCCAGCCGATTCGCACTAACCTTAAAAACCTTAGTCTCTTTCTTCAGGTCACAGATGGTTTCCAACTTCTAAAGGTCGGAGGACGCCTGGAGTTAGCAGACTACCCAGAGACCCAAAGGCATCCTGTCCTGCTCCCAGCCAAAGATCCCTTTGTCTCTCAGTTCGTTCGCCGTCTCCATCTCCAAAACTATCACGCGGGACCAAGGACTCTTGTCGGCTTAATTCGACGGCAGTTTTGGATAGTCAACGCAAGGGACTTAGCGCGACAAGTCGTTCGCTCATGCATACATTGTCGCCGCTACCGACCAACTCTCGAAAAGCAGCTTATGGGGCAACTGCCCAAGGAACGCATCACACCGTCTCGGCCATTCTCAAGATGCGGAATAGATTTTTGCGGACCAATCAACGTCTATTTGCGCATCCGGGGTAAGCCGCCCACCAAGGCATACCTCGCCGTCTTCGTTTGCTTTGCCACAAAAGCCATACATGTCGAAGTGGTCTCAGATCTCACGACGGATAGCTTCATTGCATCACTCAAGCGCTTCATTGCCAGACGCGGGCTGCCTTCGGACATTTTTTGTGACAACGCTACTAACTTCGCAGGAGCCAACAACAAACTAGAAGCGTTGAAGCAGTTCCTCTTCAAGAAAGAAACGGCTGAATCGATCCATAATTTTTGTCGCAATGAATTCATTAACTTTCATTTCATTCCGCCCAGGGCTCCACATTTCGGGGGCATATGGGAGGCTGCCGTCAAAAGCGTCAAGGGACTACTCAATCGCACTCTTCGAGACACCAGACTAACCTTCGAGGAGCTAGCCACAGCAGCTGCTGACGTCGAGGCGATTTTGAACTCTCGCCCATTAACGCCGCTATCAACCGACCCAAACGACCTGGCCGCTCTCACGCCTGGTCACTTCTTAGTGGGTGACGCACTCCGAGCTCTTCCAGAAGCTCCACCAATCGACGACAATCTGGACAAGCTGGATCGATGGAAGAAGGTCAGCGCAATTAAGCACCACATCTGGAGTCGTTGGAGCCACGAATACATAAACGAGCTCCAAGTTCGCACAACCTGGACGAAGACTGCACCAAATCTAGCGGTCAACGACATGGTTATTGTTCACGAGGATAATCTTCCCCCACAACGGTGGCTTCTTGGCCGCGTAGTCAGCACCATCGCCGGATCGGACAACATCGTGCGTGTAGCCAACGTACGCACCGCCAAGGGAATCATCCGCCGTCCCATACGGAAACTCGCCTTATTACCTGTCTCTTGA